From a region of the Helianthus annuus cultivar XRQ/B chromosome 5, HanXRQr2.0-SUNRISE, whole genome shotgun sequence genome:
- the LOC110924339 gene encoding zinc finger MYM-type protein 1-like: MPPVPKYKHLSGHQKRKRKKLEEEKRKADEVKQNRIHKFFSKETQSSSSNLGDDNVGDDNVGEDNVNATVDEEANVGKDNMNVDVDNMNAGEDNVNLIPDIDIFDPRNWGGLSNDMIKELVMKGPKRDRDVVKGPVDKFGRHFSNTMYTRILSNRETCDREWLVYSKKLDKLYCFCCKVFRTGHPKGGLDDEGYNDWIHASGRLKQHEVGLEHLKNMNEWFELHQRLKCNETIDKSAYEQFRKEKDYWKQVILRIVALVKFLAKYGLAFRGSNEKLYQKGNGNFLGLVEMLEEFDPIMKEHVRRVLNDECHVHFLSHNIQNELIQLLGDKVRTEIIKKVKQAKYYSIILDCTPDTSHQEQMSIIVRYVNFNSSSVTIEESFLGFLVVDDTTGLGLFEVTCKELESLDLDIGDMRGQGYDNGANMRGKNKGVQTRFLEKNPRAFYSACGCHSLNLALWQILKDNVKGLTLKSLSTTRWESRIDSIKPIRTQLGDVRKALREVRGTDRDAKIISEAKSLEEYELGECGEQTVASKRRSVEEVTYRKKQFDESSSVEEVTFSPEEDFRVNYFLSIVDQAIFSLETRFEQYQKFEKIFGFLFPKKLKTLDEAKLKECCYRLEDALKYEGESDIDAKELYTELKLITTFLPRHIDNPFDVLDYIFQRSTTYPYAINAYKVLLTIPVTVASAERSFSKLKLLKTYLRSTMSQERLNGLATISIESEILDTMDYKELIESFASKNARRTTLFA, translated from the exons ATGCCTCCCGTTCCTAAATACAAACACCTATCCGGCCATCAAAAACGTAAGAGGAAGAAGCTAGAGGAAGAGAAAAGAAAGGCGGACGAAGTAAAACAAAACCGAATACACAAgtttttttcaaaagaaactcAAAGTTCTAGTTCTAACTTGGGTGATGATAATGTGGGTGATGATAATGTGGGTGAAGACAATGTTAATGCTACCGTAGATGAAGAAGCTAATGTGGGCAAAGACAATATGAACGTAGATGTAGACAACATGAACGCAGGTGAAGATAATGTTAATCTCATTCCGGATATTGATATTTTTGATCCTAGAAATTGGGGTGGGCTTAGTAATGACATGATTAAAGAGTTGGTTATGAAAGGTCCAAAAAGAGATAGGGATGTTGTTAAGGGCCCCGTGGATAAATTTGGAAGACATTTTTCTAATACCATGTACACCAGAATTCTATCAAATAGGGAGACGTGCGATAGAGAATGGCTAGTGTATTCGAAAAAACTTGACAAACTCTATTGTTTTTGTTGTAAAGTTTTTAGAACGGGGCATCCGAAAGGTGGGTTGGATGATGAAGGTTATAACGATTGGATACATGCCAGTGGTAGACTTAAACAACATGAAGTTGGTTTAGAACATTTGAAGAATATGAATGAATGGTTTGAATTGCACCAACGGTTGAAATGCAATGAAACAATTGACAAATCGGCATATGAGCAATTTAGAAAAGAAAAAGATTATTGGAAACAAGTCATCTTAAGGATTGTTGCACTTGTGAAGTTTCTTGCAAAATATGGCTTAGCGTTTCGTGGGTCAAATGAGAAGTTGTATCAAAAAGGCAATGGAAACTTTTTGGGTTTGGTTGAGATGTTGGAAGAGTTTGACCCCATTATGAAAGAACATGTGCGCCGAGTTTTGAATGATGAGTGCCATGTACACTTTCTTAGCCACAATATTCAAAACGAGTTGATACAATTATTAGGGGATAAAGTTAGAACCGAAATCATCAAGAAGGTTAAGCAAGCAAAGTATTACTCCATCATCCTCGATTGCACGCCTGATACAAGTCACCAAGAGCAAATGTCCATAATTGTGAGGTATGTGAATTTTAACTCTAGTTCCGTGACCATTGAGGAAtcctttttaggttttttggttgtTGATGATACCACGGGTTTAGGACTTTTTGAAGTAACATGTAAGGAATTAGAGTCGCTAGATCTTGATATTGGTGATATGCGTGGTCAAGGCTACGATAATGGGGCAAACATGAGAGGAAAAAACAAAGGAGTTCAAactagatttttagaaaaaaatcctagagctttctaTAGTGCTTGTGGTTGTCATAGTCTAAACCTAGCATT GTGGCAAATTTTGAAAGACAATGTTAAAGGATTAACTCTTAAATCATTGTCTACGACTCGTTGGGAAAGTCGTATAGATAGTATTAAGCCTATAAGAACTCAACTTGGAGATGTAAGAAAGGCTTTGCGAGAAGTTAGGGGGACGGATAGAGATGCTAAAATCATAAGTGAAGCTAAATCATTAGAAGAGTATGAACTTG GTGAATGTGGTGAGCAAACGGTTGCAAGCAAAAGAAGAAGTGTAGAAGAAGTAACATATAGGAAAAAACAATTTGATGAATCGTCAAGTGTAGAAGAAGTAACATTTTCACCCGAGGAggattttagagtaaattatttTTTAAGTATTGTTGATCAAGCTATTTTTTCACTTGAAACAAGATTTGAACAATACCAAAAATTCGAAAAAATATTTGGGTTTTTGTTTCCTAAAAAGTTGAAGACTCTTGATGAAGCCAAGCTTAAGGAGTGCTGTTATCGCCTTGAAGATGCATTGAAGTATGAAGGAGAATCGGATATTgatgctaaagaattgtataCGGAGTTGAAGTTGATTACTACATTTTTACCGAGACACATTGACAACCCTTTTGACGTTTTAGACTATATCTTCCAACGCAGTACTACTTATCCTTATGCTATAAATGCATATAAAGTGTTGTTGACAATTCCGGTAACCGTTGCATCAGCGGAAAGAAGTTTCTCaaagttgaagttgttgaagaccTATTTACGTTCTACAATGTCACAAGAAAGGCTAAACGGGTTGGCAACAATATCTATTGAAAGTGAAATATTAGATACTATGGATTACAAGGAGTTGATCGAGAGCTTTGCTTCAAAAAACGCTAGGAGAACCACACTGTTTGCTTAG